The Shewanella mangrovisoli genome has a window encoding:
- a CDS encoding rhodanese-like domain-containing protein, with translation MQEYIEFFKAHTMLSLAWVGLFVMLVVSVIKSSFSKIKNVTHQELTTMVNRQDAKVVDVRSNDEFRKGHIVDAVNVTLADIKNNQVSALEKFKGSPIILVCNAGMTSSQAAQLLSKQGFENLYNLKGGMGEWQAANMPVSKSKR, from the coding sequence ATATCGAATTTTTTAAGGCTCACACTATGCTAAGTCTGGCTTGGGTGGGTTTGTTTGTAATGCTTGTGGTCAGTGTGATCAAATCGAGCTTCTCTAAAATCAAAAATGTCACTCATCAAGAACTCACCACTATGGTGAACAGACAAGACGCTAAAGTCGTGGATGTGCGTTCAAATGACGAGTTCCGTAAGGGCCATATTGTTGATGCAGTTAACGTTACGCTTGCGGATATCAAAAATAATCAGGTTTCAGCCCTTGAAAAGTTCAAAGGCAGTCCCATTATACTGGTATGCAATGCTGGCATGACCTCGTCTCAAGCGGCTCAGCTTTTAAGTAAACAAGGTTTTGAAAACCTGTATAACTTGAAAGGTGGTATGGGTGAATGGCAGGCAGCGAATATGCCTGTTTCAAAAAGCAAAAGATAA